The Methanosarcina barkeri MS DNA window AACGCCATAATGGTAGACATGGCAGTCGGAGGTAGCACAAATACCACGCTGCATCTTCCTGCCCTTGCCCATGAATTCGGGCTGAATCTCCCTCTTGATAAATTTGATGAACTGAGCCGGAAAACACCTCACTTGATCTCGCTTCGTCCTGGAGGGTCAAATTTTATGTTGCATTTTGACAGAGCAGGTGGAGTTCAGGCAATTATGCAGAGACTCTCCACGAAACTTCATCTGGAGCAATGTACTGTCAACGGCAAGACTATTGGGGAAAACCTGAAGGAACTGGACATTGTTAATCCGAAGCTTAATAAAGAGATTATAGGAACTCTTGAAAATCCAATTCATGTTCAGGGAGGAATTGCAGTCCTTAAAGGCAGTCTTGCTCCTGGAGGTTCGGTTGTAAAACAAGCCGCAGTTGATCCCCGGATGCATGTTCATACAGGTCCTGCGCGGGTTTATGACGGCGAAAAAGCTGCTATGGAAAGTATCCTTGCAGGCAATGTGAAACCTGGAGACGTTGTAATTATACGATATGAAGGCCCGAAAGGTGGCCCTGGAATGCGGGAAATGCTTGCAGCTACAGCCGCACTTGGAGGTATGGGCCTGCTGGAATCGGTTGCTCTAATAACTGACGGACGTTTTTCCGGAGGTACTCGTGGACCCTGCATCGGTCATGTCTCCCCTGAAGCTATTGAAGGAGGGCCAATTGCTCTTGTGAAAGATGGAGATATGATTGAAATCAATATTCCTGAAAGAGCCCTGAACCTGAAAATTTCAGACGAAGAACTTAAGCAACGGAAAGCTGCCTTCATACCTCCAAAAACTGAGGTCACAGGTTACCTTGCCAGGTACCAGCGCTCAGTCCATTCCGCAAACACAGGCGGGATAGTTGACTAAGTTGTCTGATTATGTTTAGAAGTATTGCGTGTTTGGAGAGCTTTTTTCTCCATTACTTTTTTTAATTATTTATTACTTCAAGTGCTTTTGTAGATATGATTTTAGTACTAGGACTTACGCAGTTAAAATGCCGAAAACTTGATATCTTTATAAATATACTTATGGCTTAGTGTTTCTCTAAAAACGTACGGAGTTATGGACATAAATCCACCTAAGTGTACCGACATTGACTACATTAATTTTCTCATTGCGGCTTCTAACGTTTTTAGCTGTACTGAAGCTGCTAGATGTTATCCAGACATAGCTAATGCTCCTTCTCATGATGCTTTTACTCGTTGCCTTCAAAGGCAACCTCCAGACACGGAAGCACTATGGGAGGAAGTAAAAAGTTATGTCAAGCTTAAGGGAGGATACCTAATTGTTGATGATTCAACATTAGATAAACCATACGCAGAAGAAATTGCTTTTGTTCGTCGTATGTGGAGTGGAAAACATCATCGTACTGTAAAGGGAATAGGCCTGGTTACCTTAGTTTGGACTGACGGTACAACCGTTATACCTATCGATTTTCGAATTTATAACATCGATGTAGACGACAAAACAAAGAATGACCATTTCCGTGATATGCTTGACAAGGCCGAAGAACGTGGTTTTAATCCCAAATTCGTTTTATTTGATACATGGTATGCAAGTGTGAAAAACCTTAAAGCCATTAGACAGAAAGAGTGGCATTTCCTTACAAGATTGAAAAATAATCGTTTGGTAAATCCTGACAACAAGGGAAATGTGCCACTTGAAACAGTAGATATTCCTCCAAAAGGACGTGTGGTTCACCTCAAAGCATATGGATTTGTAAAGGTGTTTAGGATAGTTTCAAAAAATGGAGACACGCAACACTGGGTTACAGATGTGCAAGAGATGGATGAAGCAAAACGTGAAGATTTGGCAAAGAAGTCATGGAAAATTGAGGAATATCATAGGGGAATAAAACAGTTCTGTGGTGTCGAAAAATGTCAGGCAAGAAAGGAAGAATCACAAAGAGCACATATAATGTTCTCATTAAGAGCTTTTCTTAGACTGGAATTACAAAGAATCAAAAGTGGAATATCCTGGTTTGAAAGTGCTATGAAAATTAGAAGAGTGGCAGTGACAGAATACTTAAGGAATCCCCAATACACGTTAAATTAATTCAAATATTTGAAAGTTTGGAAAAAACAATATGCTAGGAGCCAACTGCGTAACTCCTAAGTACTTTTCTTTAGTAGTTATTCAATCCCTCAGTTATGGCTTAAACGTTAGTTATTTGGAATACGTATACACAAACAGATAGGTGGGAACTCAAATCGTTTAAATAAATAATTGATGTAAATATAATGTATATAACAGTGTGAACACTATATCTGTATCACCTTTAAGGTCTTAAAAAAAATCAGTAATATAGTAGATGGCAAATATGAATAAATTAGTTATACTATTGGTTCTCTTTGCGGCTGTGATCTTAGCAGCTGGCTGTATTAATAGTAAGACAAATGTCACGAATCCTCAGGATGCCCAGGAAAATTCTATAAATTCTCAGGAGATGCAGGAAAATTCCACGAATTCTCAGGAAACACAGGAAAACAGTACTGTTGTAGAAATTACCCAACTGGATCAGATAAATACATCTCTCAAAAAAGGACCTGTTCTTTTGAAACTCGGAGCTGAGTGGTGTGAAGAGTGCCAGGAGTTAAACCCTG harbors:
- a CDS encoding thioredoxin family protein, which translates into the protein MNKLVILLVLFAAVILAAGCINSKTNVTNPQDAQENSINSQEMQENSTNSQETQENSTVVEITQLDQINTSLKKGPVLLKLGAEWCEECQELNPVLAQVATDYAGRATVMTIDIDKSKNLANYFGIYVIPDSSVIMGIENGKYVYMQEDGNVTTERSTARILKIEGKEVYENVLDLALQKE
- the ilvD gene encoding dihydroxy-acid dehydratase, giving the protein MRSDIIKEGPEKAPNRSLLKATGVTDSEMRKPFIAVVNSWNDIIPGHMHLNKLAEAVKAGIRNAGGVPFEFSTIGVCDGIAMGHEGMKYSLPSREIIEDTIELMVQAHQFDGMVLIPTCDKIVPGHLMAAGRLDIPAIVVTGGPMLPGYIDDGYKDFISVSEGVGAHRVGKISDDDLKRLENFACNGAGSCAGMFTANTMACMTEALGLSLPGCATAHAVDAKKVRIAKESGERIVEMVKENLTPRKIVTFKSFENAIMVDMAVGGSTNTTLHLPALAHEFGLNLPLDKFDELSRKTPHLISLRPGGSNFMLHFDRAGGVQAIMQRLSTKLHLEQCTVNGKTIGENLKELDIVNPKLNKEIIGTLENPIHVQGGIAVLKGSLAPGGSVVKQAAVDPRMHVHTGPARVYDGEKAAMESILAGNVKPGDVVIIRYEGPKGGPGMREMLAATAALGGMGLLESVALITDGRFSGGTRGPCIGHVSPEAIEGGPIALVKDGDMIEINIPERALNLKISDEELKQRKAAFIPPKTEVTGYLARYQRSVHSANTGGIVD
- a CDS encoding IS701 family transposase, whose protein sequence is MDINPPKCTDIDYINFLIAASNVFSCTEAARCYPDIANAPSHDAFTRCLQRQPPDTEALWEEVKSYVKLKGGYLIVDDSTLDKPYAEEIAFVRRMWSGKHHRTVKGIGLVTLVWTDGTTVIPIDFRIYNIDVDDKTKNDHFRDMLDKAEERGFNPKFVLFDTWYASVKNLKAIRQKEWHFLTRLKNNRLVNPDNKGNVPLETVDIPPKGRVVHLKAYGFVKVFRIVSKNGDTQHWVTDVQEMDEAKREDLAKKSWKIEEYHRGIKQFCGVEKCQARKEESQRAHIMFSLRAFLRLELQRIKSGISWFESAMKIRRVAVTEYLRNPQYTLN